CCTGACTATGAGAATATCACCTTGACCTTCAGAAACCAGGAGCAACCAAGGGGCAGCCATTCACCACCCAAGAATAGAGGCAAGCAGCCACCTGCCAGCCCGAACCTCACAGCCTCGGGAGGGGCCCCTGGTAGGACATCACGGGAACAAGGGCACTGTGAGGAGGCCTGGGGCAATGGTGTGGGGCGTGGTGgcctcagggcttgtgagttacAGTCGAGGGGGTAGCTCCGCAGGTGGCGATGATGATGCGAGTGGTGCTGGTGTTGGTGGGAGTGTTGGTGACAGTGTGGGTAATGTTGATGGTGAGGTGATCGTGCAGTGGATCAGGAAGGAACCACCTAGACAAGAGCTGATGAGACTTGTTGCTGGGGACAGTGCTGATAATGACAGGCACTGAGGTGGATGGGCGTCAGTGACAGGTGCTGCTGATGTTGTGAGTGCTGGTAACGGGGATGGCAAGGGGGAGACCTGATGGTGACAGCGTTACGGACAACTACTGGTGGCTGTGGGCAGGGTGCATGCTGGTGGTCGCAGTGGCTGTATCGGCAGGAGTGGGAGCAGGTGAGACAGCTCTGAGTCAGAGCTCAGTGTAGAGTCAGTGCCGACGGTCTAAGCGGCAGTGTTGGGCCCTGGAGGtcacctctcctgcctctgctccaGTCCCAGCCTGGTCGAGGCCGGCCCCAGACTCTGCCCAGGTCCCTCGTTGGCTGCACAGAGCCACCCTGAGCCTGTACATCCTCCTTGCCCTGTTCTGCATCGTTCTCTTGGCCTTGGTCCTGGTGAAGAGTGAGTAGGGTCTTCGgtttcactttcctttttgtCGTTCtttggtgggtggggagggggctggggcggcGTAAAGGGGGGCCTcgggaggtgggggaggcccCGTGTTCCCACcctgtctcccttctccctcgttgctctcccttcccccacccttgtTCCCAGGACAGCCCAACTGGGGGCGCTTCAAGGGTTTTCCTGCCTCCCTCGCCCCTCCTCCTGAACAGATTCTGAGGTGTCCCAGGAGCTGCTGGTCGTGAAAAGGGAGCTCCAGAATGGTAAGGGTGGGACCTGGGGGAGGCCCATGGGGTCGGGGTGGGCAGCGGTGATTCAGACGTGTCTGTTTCTCGCCTCAGTCTCCATCTCAGGACAACAGTGTCAGGAGGAGCAGAAACAGGGCTGGACCAGCATCCAGCAGCTCATCACAGAGGCCAGGCAGGTCATTGACATGATCAAGACAAATGTCCACATCGGGAATGAGAAAGTGAAGACGCTGTCAACAGGTGCCCTTGCAGACCCTTACTGGCGGGCTTTGTCTCATGCTGGGCACTGGGGGATTGGGGGAGGCGACAGTAGGGGTCTGCCCTCCCAGTGCTCAGGGTTTAGGGGGTGATGGATGTCACCCTCTGGGCGGGGAGTACATGGGCTCTGCAACAcccaggctggggggtggggggcggggtgggcagggagggaagaggcttCCAGTAAAGGTGAGGGCCTTGTCTGAGGCCCAGACCAGCTTtctcctgtctccctgcccccagacTTAAGCCAAATCAAGACTAAATTGCATGAAATCTCCAAGGTACTAGAGAAGAAGCCGCAGCCACGTAAGTTGGGctagggaggtggaggaggagggagccacATCTCTGGCCCTGGTTTctctttgtgggggggggggggggagggatctGCCTGACCTTGGGTCTTCATCCTGCTCAGAGCCCACAGCTCAATAAATGAGAAGACATTGACACCCTGGCTGCAGCTTGGAGGACGGGGCTGCACTTCCCCGTGAAGACGGCCGCATGTGTGCCTCATGGTGTCATGGGAGCGATAACACATGACACAGTGGGCGGCTGTGTCAGCAAGGACCGCAGAAGTGTGTCAGCCTGAGCGCGGGTGTTGGTAACACGTGTTGCACTGTGAACACGTGTGAATGTCCTGTGGTATGTTGTGTGTGAATGTCatggagctgtgtgtgtgtgtgtgcgtgcatgtgtgtgtgtgtgtggagcaCCCCGTACATCACTGTAACTGCGGGTGTTGAGTGTGTACCCTGTCACTACCTGTGTTGTGTGAACAGGTGGGTGTCAGTGTGTGACTGATTATGTCACCGAGGGTGTGCAGAGCGGGTACATTTGTGCGTTCACTTGTTTCCGCACTCACGTTTTGTGATTTGTGACGATAAAGGCCAATGGGAAAGAATGTGGCTTTCAGATCTGTTCCTGGGagcatctgggggtgggggtggggacccggTGGCGAAGGGTCTGCAAGTATTAAGGGATGAggaaagtcacacagcaagcacGCGGACGTGATAACCAGGAGCCCTGGGGGCACGAGCGTGTGTGAGCATGAATGCCCTAAATGGGTCCTTTTGTGCCCATGAACTTGTACCCAGCGAGTAACAGTCTCCGTGCCTGAGACTGTGTGCCCAGTAGGGTTTGTGGCCCGAGATATACACTGTTTCCCTaagtggggcgcccgggtggctcagtcggttaagcgtccgacttcggctcaggtcatgatttcccagttcgtgggttcgagccccgcgtccggctctgtgctgacagctcggagcctggaacctgcttcggattctgtgtctccctctctctctctgcccctccccctctcgcgttctctctctctctctctctctctctcaaaaataaacattaaaaaaaaatttaacaatgtcTCCCTAAGTGTAGGGGGACCCACAGATACATCTGAACCCTTAAGCATGTCCCCACGGGTATAACTATTTCTGAGTGTATATGCCCACTGAGCATGTATTCATGAGTGTGCATGCCCCTAAGTGCCCCTGGCTCGTGGACGTAGGTCCCCTAAGAGAACATGTGTCCACAGGCAAACGTTTGTCCCTAAGACAAATGGACATGTGCACACGGGCAGACGTGTGTCCCTGAGAGAACATGTGCCCAAGGATATACACGTGTCCCTAAGACCAGAGACTGTGTCCCTAAGGCATAGGTGTGCTCCCAGGCCAAATAGACGTATGCCCAAGGGCACACATGTGCCCCTGAGACCGAGACATGGGCCCATCGTCAACTGTGTGCCCTTGAGCCGGTAGCCATCCGTGCAGTTTGCCTGAGCGCTTGGCACCCCACGCCAGCCCGGCCCTTGGCCTCAGGGCCACACCCCTCCGTCGGGTGCCTCGGACACGCGCGCCCCCAGGCGGCCGCTCTCTGGAATCTCCGTGAGCGCGCGCGCCCCGCCCACGAGCCCGTCCGCCGCAGCGCCTGCGCACTTAATGCCTTTTACGGCGCCGTAAAGCTGCTCGGCCGAACCGAAGGCCTCAGTACCCTGGTGAGACCCCGCCCGCCCGCGACCCCTACCCGCGTCGGGCCTCGCCCGTTCTCGGACCCTGCCGCGCCCGGTGGGCCTGGGGATCCCGGGCTAAGGTCTCGGCGCCCGCGATCCCCGGTCCGTCCGCTTCGGGGCCCACGCAAGGGGGGGGTCCTTGAGGAGGGTGGGCTCCCTCCCCGGCCCTCTGCCCGGTTCACGCCGGCGTGGGGGGCTTGGGGCCCCCGCCTCTCCGGGCTTAGCTTACTGGCCCCCATCACAGCCCGGTGGAGGGgtctcaacccccccccccccccccccccccccccacgtctcACGCTCTGGGCCCTCCTGTAGTCGGCTGCGCACCTGGGGGGCGTCTTGGAGCCCCTGgaccccctcccccgctggcctTCCCCCCCGCCAGACTTCGTTGGGCAGGCCCACCCTCCCCAGACCCCGCCGGCCTCTGGCTCTTCCCTGGTAGTGGGGAAGGGGGTTCTCCGCTTCTCCTCTCGACCCCACCCTTGGTAGAGGCTTCACACTTGAATGGGCGAGGACCTGGGGGGCCTGGAGGGAGGGTGTCTCCGCGCCCTTGGGATTCCCCCAGCAGCTCctgtcccccacacccccacagtAGATCCGCTCCGCGAGATCTTAGCGCCCCCTCTGGGCTTTTCCGGGTCTCTTCCCCCACTGACCACTGGCTTGGGGCGCTAGGATGGGAGGATCACAGCGCCCCCTCCTGGGCCCCCCAAACTTCGGGTCTCACAGTCGGCCTCGGCCTCCTCCACCTGTCCTCCACTGTCCAGCTACATTTCTGGAGGGCGCGGAGATGGAGGGGTTCCCAACGCCTTCTGTGCCCCCCCCCTGCAGTCTTCCTTACAAACGCAGGCCCGCCCACGTCTCAAGGAGGCGTGCGTCGTGCCTGACACATGGGCGCGGCCAGAGCCGGTTCCTCCTAGCTTGCCCCTCGCTTCTCCTCTGTTCTTCCCCAAaccgcagccccctccccccccccccccccccccagccatggGTCTTGACGCACCCTACTGCCTTCTCCCGTTTCTCTGGCTTTCcgcaggggagaggcggggatGTTCTCTTCATCTGCAGAAGTCAGCGCTGTTTTTGCTGGAGCGCTTGCAGGGGACAGTACCCGGGTCTTCTCACGGCTCCCCATccttgtcccctccctgccctatTCTGACgcggccctcccctccccccatgctctAGTTCTCTAGTCGCTCCCACAGGTGGCAGAGGGGGCACGGCACAGAGGGCCTTTCCACGTAGGAAACTTAAGGCGTAGGAATCGCCTGGAACTTAAGAGTGGTTTCCAgcgcccccttcccctccccctcttgtgtcttcccacctccccccttcccccaaaggTGCAAACCTGCCTCTTTCCCCGTCTTCCTTCACGGGCTTAGGCTTCATGGAGGGGGCGTGCTTTACGCGCAGGCGGACGcccccctttctttccccctcttcttttCCTACACGGGAGGTCAGCAGTGGAGCACACAGACCGGGTAGCGCGTTCTccgcaccccctccccgccctccgccGCCCCACACACGTTTCCTTGTGTCCCCGCAGGGCGGCGGCAGGATGGAGGCGCGCTTCACGCGCGGGAAGTCGGCGCTGCTGGAGCGCGCGCTGGTGCGGCCGCGCACCGAGGTGAGCCTGAGCGCCTTCGCGCTGCTCTTCTCCGAGCTGGTACAGCACTGCCAGAGCCGCGTCTTCTCCGTGGCCGAGCTGCAGGCGCGCCTGGCCGCGCTGGGCCGCCAGGTGGGCGCGCGCGTTCTGGACGCCCTGGTGGCCCGTGAAAAGGGTGCCCGGCGCGAGACCAAGGTGCTGGGCGCCCTGCTCTTCGTCAAGGGCGCCGTGTGGAAGGCGCTCTTCGGCAAGGAGGCCGACAAGCTGGAGCAGGCCAACGACGACGCGCGAACCTTCTACATCATAGAGCGGGAGCCGCTCATCAACACCTACATCTCCGTGCCCAA
This DNA window, taken from Neofelis nebulosa isolate mNeoNeb1 chromosome 4, mNeoNeb1.pri, whole genome shotgun sequence, encodes the following:
- the TRAPPC5 gene encoding trafficking protein particle complex subunit 5, with the protein product MEARFTRGKSALLERALVRPRTEVSLSAFALLFSELVQHCQSRVFSVAELQARLAALGRQVGARVLDALVAREKGARRETKVLGALLFVKGAVWKALFGKEADKLEQANDDARTFYIIEREPLINTYISVPKENSTLNCASFTAGIVEAVLTHSGFPAKVTAHWHKGTTLMIKFEEAVIARDRALEGR
- the MCEMP1 gene encoding mast cell-expressed membrane protein 1, yielding MGSEEICMNQEVKMQAAAFKDKKQRAPAHKEGADPDYENITLTFRNQEQPRGSHSPPKNRGKQPPASPNLTASGGAPVPAWSRPAPDSAQVPRWLHRATLSLYILLALFCIVLLALVLVKNSEVSQELLVVKRELQNVSISGQQCQEEQKQGWTSIQQLITEARQVIDMIKTNVHIGNEKVKTLSTGTREEAAATAHSSINEKTLTPWLQLGGRGCTSP